In Helicobacter mastomyrinus, a single genomic region encodes these proteins:
- a CDS encoding CusA/CzcA family heavy metal efflux RND transporter, translated as MINHIIVWSVRNKLIVLLAVFLLTLLSLYFLQKLRLDALPDLTPPQVIVQVDFPNQSAKIIEEQVTYPLTSSLMAIANVESVRGISGYENALIYVIFKDKTDLYWARSRVLEQLAQVSNLPPNAKIALGSDSTSVGWAYQYALISKTKDLAELRSLQDFYYKYALLGIDGVSEVATIGGFRQNYEITLDNAKLVRYDVDLAEVTAAVARANNESGGGVIFEAGFEKIIRANGYIKGIEDLENIVIRVIDSTPLRVSDVASVRLVPAPRRGSADLNGQGEVVGGIVMVKYGGNTYDTLQRIKEKIAHLNQSHNEVQIQSVYDRSELIQKAIFHLLGTLLEESVIVLLVSAVFLLHFRSALIIIVTLPLCVLYSFLLMAIFGIESSIMSLGGIAIAIGAMVDAAIVMIENAHKNLAHKPVYTEYERRETILKSAQQVGASVFFALIIIVVSFLPIFALSGQEERLFTPLAFTKTFAMLIGALLSITIVPILMLICIKGKIIPEDKNVINTFFIRIYEKALTFALKIKWIFLALCLLFLSLLYVIYKHLNWEFMPQINEGVVMYMPVSHVSMNIQTGLAYLKKVDSILYSFDEVELVFGKVGRANTSTDPAPLSMLEVYVHLKPQSQWQEKISYAQLRDKFEDALQIAGLTNSWTYPIRGRTDMLLTGIRTPLGIKLYGNDRKILQDVSLQIESRLKTLEQTLSVFAERANSGYYVDLNINDEKLARYGLSKEKIFNVLNSALGGIEITRQINGVENYPISVRLQDVQRNDIESIKEIFVKTNFGFRPLGSLVDVEYVNAPMELKSEKGLGVNFIYITPKYNVSAKIYKELATQALSDIELPNGYYYEFSGESEYLQKALDTLSYIVPLSIFAIFILIFLALRHWGYTLLCFLTLPFAILGGFVMMEILGYNLSIAGIVGLLALLGIAAETSIVMLLYLQQSYKDTQSIAQYITIESLKSCVMRGAAQRVRPKLMTAISIIASLMPIMYAQGVGSEIMKAIAAPMLGGMITSALLTLFIIPICFYLMILKKEGFSLS; from the coding sequence GTGATAAATCATATTATTGTATGGAGCGTGAGAAACAAGCTCATCGTACTTTTAGCGGTTTTTTTACTCACTTTGCTTTCACTCTATTTTTTACAAAAGCTAAGGCTTGATGCGCTGCCGGATTTAACGCCACCTCAAGTCATCGTGCAAGTAGATTTCCCTAATCAAAGTGCGAAAATTATCGAGGAACAAGTAACTTATCCGCTTACAAGCTCCCTTATGGCAATTGCTAACGTGGAGAGTGTGCGGGGGATTTCAGGTTATGAGAATGCACTCATTTATGTGATTTTTAAGGATAAGACGGATTTGTATTGGGCGCGAAGTCGCGTTTTAGAGCAATTAGCCCAAGTGAGCAATCTTCCACCGAATGCGAAAATTGCCTTGGGGAGCGATTCTACAAGTGTGGGTTGGGCGTATCAATATGCCCTTATTAGCAAGACAAAGGATTTAGCAGAGTTAAGGAGTTTGCAGGATTTTTATTACAAATATGCACTACTAGGTATTGATGGAGTGAGTGAGGTCGCTACTATCGGGGGCTTTAGGCAAAATTATGAAATCACATTAGATAATGCAAAGCTTGTGCGCTATGATGTGGATTTAGCGGAAGTAACTGCTGCGGTGGCCAGGGCGAATAATGAGAGTGGGGGAGGTGTGATATTTGAAGCGGGATTTGAGAAGATTATCCGCGCAAATGGCTATATCAAGGGCATTGAGGATTTAGAAAATATTGTCATTAGAGTGATAGATTCTACACCATTGCGCGTGAGTGATGTCGCTTCTGTGCGACTTGTCCCCGCACCTCGTAGGGGGTCTGCGGATTTAAATGGGCAGGGGGAAGTAGTCGGCGGGATTGTGATGGTAAAATATGGCGGTAATACCTATGACACCTTGCAGAGAATCAAAGAGAAAATTGCACATCTCAATCAAAGTCATAATGAAGTACAGATTCAAAGCGTGTATGATAGGAGTGAGCTTATCCAAAAGGCGATTTTTCATCTCTTGGGGACATTGCTTGAGGAGAGTGTTATTGTTTTGCTTGTGAGTGCGGTATTTTTGCTGCATTTTAGAAGTGCGCTTATTATCATTGTTACTTTGCCGCTATGTGTGCTGTATAGCTTTTTACTGATGGCGATTTTTGGGATAGAATCTAGTATTATGAGTTTAGGGGGTATTGCTATTGCTATTGGGGCGATGGTCGATGCGGCGATAGTGATGATAGAAAATGCACATAAGAATCTCGCCCATAAGCCTGTATATACTGAATATGAGAGAAGGGAGACAATCCTTAAAAGCGCACAGCAGGTAGGTGCATCTGTATTTTTTGCTTTGATTATTATTGTCGTGTCTTTTCTACCTATTTTTGCTTTAAGCGGACAGGAGGAGCGACTTTTTACGCCCTTAGCCTTTACTAAAACCTTTGCTATGCTTATTGGGGCGTTGCTCTCTATCACTATCGTGCCTATTTTAATGCTAATATGTATCAAGGGTAAGATTATCCCTGAAGATAAAAATGTGATCAATACCTTTTTTATCCGCATTTATGAGAAAGCACTCACTTTTGCATTAAAAATCAAATGGATATTTTTAGCTCTGTGTTTATTATTTTTAAGCCTTTTGTATGTGATATATAAACATCTCAATTGGGAATTTATGCCTCAAATCAATGAGGGTGTGGTGATGTATATGCCTGTGAGTCATGTATCGATGAATATACAAACAGGCTTAGCCTATCTCAAAAAGGTAGATTCTATACTTTATAGCTTTGATGAAGTGGAGCTTGTCTTTGGCAAGGTGGGGAGAGCAAATACAAGCACAGACCCAGCACCCCTGTCTATGCTAGAAGTGTATGTGCATTTAAAGCCACAATCACAATGGCAGGAGAAAATCTCTTATGCGCAGCTACGCGATAAGTTTGAGGATGCTTTGCAGATTGCGGGGCTTACGAACTCTTGGACTTATCCTATACGCGGACGCACAGATATGCTTTTAACCGGCATTCGCACACCTTTAGGGATTAAGCTTTATGGGAATGATAGAAAGATATTGCAAGATGTATCTTTACAGATAGAATCTCGCCTTAAAACCCTAGAACAAACACTCTCTGTCTTTGCAGAGAGGGCAAATAGCGGGTATTATGTGGATTTAAATATCAATGATGAGAAATTAGCTCGATATGGGCTATCAAAAGAAAAGATATTTAATGTCCTTAATTCCGCGCTAGGGGGTATTGAAATTACAAGGCAGATTAATGGCGTGGAGAATTATCCTATTTCTGTGCGTTTGCAAGATGTGCAGAGAAATGATATTGAATCTATCAAAGAAATTTTTGTCAAAACTAACTTTGGATTCCGTCCTTTAGGGAGTTTGGTAGATGTGGAGTATGTGAATGCACCTATGGAGCTAAAGAGTGAAAAGGGCTTGGGGGTGAATTTTATCTATATCACGCCTAAGTATAATGTAAGTGCAAAGATATACAAGGAGCTTGCTACGCAAGCTTTAAGCGATATTGAGTTGCCTAATGGGTACTATTATGAATTTAGCGGGGAGAGCGAGTATCTGCAAAAGGCGCTTGATACATTAAGCTACATCGTGCCTTTAAGTATATTTGCGATTTTTATTTTGATTTTTTTAGCCTTAAGACATTGGGGTTATACCTTGCTTTGCTTTTTGACATTGCCTTTTGCGATTTTAGGGGGATTTGTGATGATGGAGATACTAGGTTATAACCTTAGCATAGCCGGTATTGTGGGGTTATTGGCATTGCTTGGGATTGCGGCTGAAACAAGCATTGTGATGTTGCTCTATTTACAGCAAAGCTACAAAGATACGCAAAGCATTGCCCAATACATTACGATAGAAAGCTTGAAATCGTGCGTGATGAGAGGCGCGGCACAAAGAGTGCGCCCAAAACTAATGACGGCAATAAGCATTATCGCTTCTTTAATGCCTATTATGTATGCTCAAGGTGTGGGAAGCGAGATAATGAAAGCCATTGCAGCACCTATGCTAGGAGGAATGATAACAAGTGCACTTTTGACACTTTTTATTATACCGATATGCTTTTATTTGATGATATTGAAAAAGGAGGGATTCTCTTTGTCCTAG
- a CDS encoding TolC family protein, translated as MRYAPLILALAFFMLSALNAGESLTEEFSALLQNELSKNEKIKQLEYEIQALEHQSRAESKWDNPSLSFGMSNAQVPTPLNLSANDMQNIFVSVGQNLDINAKRNLQGTITRKQSNIKLLELKSLKNQYILSMLIESINVKKNQQILVFTQDAIKNLDVLMASLHKSSNFNPLQLNKLNLLKAKLQIKQNDIQNQLQTSHIVISEVSFEHTTNLTPPTPDEKALKSVQRADFIKDILQNNYEIQIALLRDSIAKDSLNLAKKSYIGDLTISGSYMYRVSKPDMFALSLSIPLPIYGKERQLVKQGSYENMLSQSGIAEMQNTIKHTAFNLQAKLTNLQENLKLIEDTLLPSNQKISNLYKHHSTSQSSAFLEFYNAMNDEIDTHILRLEMLAQMYIAYWNLRSLKGEI; from the coding sequence ATGCGTTATGCTCCTTTGATTCTTGCTCTCGCGTTCTTTATGCTAAGTGCCTTAAATGCAGGAGAGAGTCTCACGGAGGAGTTTAGCGCGCTCTTGCAAAATGAGCTTAGTAAGAATGAAAAGATAAAGCAGCTCGAATATGAAATACAGGCTTTAGAACATCAATCTAGAGCAGAATCTAAATGGGATAACCCTAGCCTTAGCTTTGGAATGAGTAATGCCCAAGTGCCTACGCCGCTTAACCTTAGCGCAAATGATATGCAAAATATTTTTGTGAGTGTGGGGCAGAATCTTGATATTAATGCTAAAAGGAATCTGCAAGGCACAATCACTCGTAAACAATCCAATATCAAGCTCCTTGAGCTTAAATCTTTGAAAAATCAATACATACTTTCTATGCTTATAGAATCTATTAACGTTAAGAAAAATCAGCAGATTCTTGTCTTTACCCAAGATGCGATTAAGAATCTTGATGTGCTTATGGCGAGTTTGCACAAATCAAGTAACTTTAACCCCTTGCAGCTTAATAAGCTTAATCTCCTAAAAGCAAAGCTACAAATCAAGCAAAATGATATACAAAACCAACTACAAACATCGCATATTGTTATAAGCGAAGTGAGTTTTGAACATACAACCAATCTCACGCCACCTACGCCTGATGAAAAGGCTTTAAAATCTGTCCAAAGGGCAGATTTTATAAAAGATATTTTGCAAAATAATTATGAGATTCAAATCGCCCTTTTGCGCGATAGTATCGCAAAAGATTCTCTTAATCTTGCCAAAAAGTCCTATATTGGAGATTTAACTATAAGTGGTAGTTATATGTATCGTGTCTCAAAGCCTGATATGTTTGCCCTCTCACTCTCTATCCCACTGCCTATTTATGGCAAAGAAAGGCAGCTTGTCAAGCAGGGTAGCTATGAAAATATGCTTTCCCAAAGCGGCATTGCAGAGATGCAAAATACTATCAAGCACACAGCCTTTAATCTCCAAGCTAAACTCACAAATTTGCAGGAAAATCTTAAACTTATTGAGGATACTTTGTTGCCCTCAAATCAAAAAATAAGTAATCTCTACAAGCACCACTCCACAAGCCAAAGTAGTGCATTTTTAGAGTTTTATAATGCAATGAATGATGAGATTGATACACATATCTTGCGTTTAGAGATGCTCGCTCAAATGTATATTGCATATTGGAATCTTAGAAGCCTTAAAGGGGAGATATGA
- the feoB gene encoding ferrous iron transport protein B, with protein sequence MKTIMIVCVGQPNVGKSSLINKICGAHLKVGNFTGVTIEKHEAQIEHKGYMLKIIDLPGTYSLNDYSFEERVTRQFLENEKYDVILNVADSTNLERCLFLSTQLLELHTPMCLALNMSDEAKKEGIHIDTQILGSILGVECVSVSAFYGENMDMLLDTLIKVATQDSKSNKRVYADFLENEILALEDFLSQKHYDEVEQLIKQGRKDIQNMRDVAIKLLKQDNALSKALHDKGCWGEISAFAQKCINKLYTQSGEKNVRDIFNNDVLGFAKGASMESSHLSAEKRVSLTQRIDDILLNKYLGIPIFLLLMWALFQLTFYLGEFPKEWIEDSMQMFGEWVEEHLPYEFLASLLSGGVIAGVGAVLSFLPHILILFFGIVLLESTGYMARVAFLLDGFFHKFGLHGKSFIPLVTGFGCSVPAFMSARMLKNRNDRMLTLFIINFMSCGARLPVYTLFIGAFFAPQVAGNVLYGVYIFGALVGLCMAKILKLTAFSGDDEPFVMEMPKYRLPSARLVAFGIWHKAMGYVKKAGTYILLASVIIWVGTQFPKNPALEAQMSQSVETLEERMEEANDEEREALQEQIDEIEHNYQAALVEQSYLGRIGQFIQPVFIPMDFDWKLSVSLLNGLLAKEMIISSMGVLYALGNDIDENNDMPLRDILREYISLPTAIAFILFIMFYNPCFASSIVFGKEAGGKRYIAYLFLFTSVVSYIFALVGYNIARWIVE encoded by the coding sequence ATGAAAACAATTATGATTGTATGCGTAGGGCAGCCCAATGTGGGTAAAAGCTCTCTTATCAATAAAATCTGCGGAGCGCATTTAAAAGTAGGGAACTTTACTGGCGTAACCATTGAAAAACACGAGGCGCAGATAGAACACAAGGGCTATATGCTAAAAATCATCGATTTGCCCGGCACTTATTCACTGAATGATTATTCCTTTGAGGAGCGCGTAACACGGCAGTTTTTAGAAAATGAAAAATATGATGTAATCCTTAATGTAGCAGATTCTACGAATTTGGAGCGGTGCTTATTCCTTAGCACACAGCTTTTGGAGCTGCATACACCTATGTGCTTGGCACTTAATATGAGTGATGAGGCAAAAAAAGAGGGAATCCACATTGACACGCAGATTTTAGGTAGCATACTTGGCGTGGAATGCGTGAGCGTATCGGCATTTTATGGTGAGAATATGGATATGCTGCTTGATACACTCATCAAGGTAGCTACACAAGATTCAAAGTCAAATAAGCGCGTATATGCAGACTTTTTAGAAAATGAAATTTTAGCATTGGAAGATTTTCTTAGTCAAAAGCATTATGATGAGGTGGAGCAGCTAATAAAGCAGGGACGTAAGGATATACAAAATATGCGCGATGTGGCTATTAAGCTTTTAAAGCAGGATAATGCGCTAAGTAAGGCATTGCACGATAAGGGCTGTTGGGGTGAGATAAGTGCTTTTGCCCAAAAATGCATTAATAAGCTCTATACACAAAGTGGGGAAAAAAATGTGCGAGATATTTTTAATAATGATGTTCTTGGTTTCGCAAAGGGCGCAAGTATGGAATCTAGCCATCTAAGTGCGGAAAAGAGAGTGTCCCTCACGCAAAGGATAGATGACATTTTGCTTAATAAGTATCTAGGCATACCTATATTTTTGTTGTTGATGTGGGCTTTGTTTCAGCTTACATTTTATTTGGGAGAGTTTCCTAAGGAGTGGATTGAAGATAGTATGCAGATGTTTGGGGAATGGGTGGAGGAGCATCTACCCTATGAGTTTTTGGCTTCTTTGCTCTCTGGTGGGGTTATCGCGGGGGTTGGAGCGGTTTTAAGTTTTCTACCTCATATTTTGATACTCTTTTTTGGAATCGTGCTATTAGAAAGTACGGGATATATGGCACGTGTGGCGTTTTTGCTCGATGGATTCTTTCATAAGTTTGGTTTGCACGGGAAAAGCTTTATCCCGCTTGTAACAGGCTTTGGCTGCTCTGTCCCAGCATTTATGAGCGCAAGAATGTTAAAAAACCGCAATGATAGAATGCTCACACTCTTTATTATTAACTTTATGAGCTGTGGCGCGAGGCTACCTGTTTATACGCTTTTTATCGGAGCGTTTTTTGCTCCGCAGGTGGCGGGTAATGTTCTCTATGGTGTGTATATCTTTGGCGCATTGGTGGGGCTATGTATGGCAAAGATTCTTAAACTCACAGCGTTTAGTGGGGATGATGAGCCATTTGTGATGGAAATGCCTAAGTATCGCTTGCCAAGTGCGCGGCTTGTGGCTTTTGGTATATGGCATAAGGCGATGGGATATGTGAAAAAAGCCGGGACATATATTCTCCTTGCTTCTGTGATTATTTGGGTAGGGACACAATTCCCTAAGAATCCAGCTCTAGAAGCGCAAATGAGTCAATCTGTAGAAACACTAGAGGAGCGTATGGAGGAAGCAAATGATGAGGAAAGGGAGGCATTGCAAGAACAGATTGATGAGATAGAGCATAATTATCAGGCGGCATTAGTGGAGCAAAGCTATCTAGGGCGTATAGGACAGTTTATACAGCCTGTGTTTATACCTATGGATTTTGATTGGAAGCTTTCAGTGTCGCTTCTTAATGGGCTTTTGGCAAAGGAGATGATTATCTCAAGTATGGGAGTGTTGTATGCACTTGGCAATGATATAGATGAGAATAATGACATGCCTTTACGCGATATATTGCGGGAGTATATTTCTCTGCCCACAGCTATTGCTTTTATTTTGTTTATTATGTTTTATAATCCCTGTTTTGCCTCAAGCATTGTCTTTGGCAAGGAGGCAGGTGGAAAGCGATATATTGCATATTTGTTTCTTTTTACAAGTGTGGTGTCATATATCTTTGCCCTTGTAGGATATAACATTGCGCGGTGGATTGTAGAGTAG
- a CDS encoding FixH family protein: MRVFQMSKKWLVVVFMCVFSVCMASAFDKEITHKDFAITFSSAKNFTAGQNNFEVVIKKDGKVIKPTELKITFGMPEMSGMPKMTEEAQMSASGDKFSGVVSFPHGGTWQIRIIFIVDGTKYQAKSSIDF, from the coding sequence ATGCGTGTATTTCAAATGTCTAAAAAATGGCTTGTTGTAGTCTTTATGTGTGTGTTTAGCGTATGTATGGCGAGTGCTTTTGATAAAGAAATCACACATAAGGATTTTGCGATTACCTTCTCAAGTGCTAAAAACTTCACTGCGGGGCAAAATAATTTTGAAGTCGTAATCAAAAAAGATGGTAAGGTAATTAAGCCCACAGAGCTTAAGATAACTTTTGGTATGCCTGAAATGTCCGGTATGCCAAAGATGACCGAAGAGGCGCAAATGAGTGCAAGTGGTGATAAGTTTAGTGGAGTGGTGAGCTTCCCGCACGGGGGGACTTGGCAGATTAGAATCATATTTATCGTTGATGGCACTAAATATCAAGCAAAAAGCAGTATTGATTTTTAA
- a CDS encoding DUF1104 domain-containing protein, producing MKVTKILLVAALAFSFGYGIDLSKKKDDDLVKLQGTLKGEDAVDLALEVRKRVAKMSEKNKPKYMEKVKAAFEKATDSWNAKELRAYKKALKEGVKARVEKMSDADKKAYGFDEASGCPMHAGEHKH from the coding sequence ATGAAAGTAACTAAAATTTTGTTGGTAGCGGCTTTGGCTTTTTCTTTTGGCTATGGTATCGACCTTAGCAAGAAAAAAGACGATGATTTGGTGAAACTTCAAGGCACACTAAAGGGTGAAGATGCTGTTGATTTAGCATTGGAAGTGCGCAAAAGAGTGGCTAAAATGAGCGAAAAGAATAAGCCTAAATATATGGAAAAAGTAAAAGCAGCCTTTGAAAAAGCTACTGATAGTTGGAATGCTAAAGAGCTTCGCGCTTATAAAAAAGCCCTAAAAGAAGGTGTAAAAGCTCGTGTAGAAAAAATGAGCGATGCAGACAAAAAAGCTTATGGCTTTGATGAAGCTAGTGGCTGCCCTATGCACGCTGGTGAGCATAAGCACTAA
- a CDS encoding efflux RND transporter periplasmic adaptor subunit — protein MKLTFICAIVLASVFAMAAQKPQAVFSIPTISPKKQNIAQIKQYYATISADESRNISLSVRVDGFIQKLFVDKIYTQVAKGEPLFSLYSAELIDAQSEFLATRNRLSNEKLALLGVDSKEIDKIAKTHKILNEVTFYAPIDGVVFTKNVNVGSGVKKGDEVFRIINLDKVWAIASINQEDLAFLKASSTKAYIMFEGNSEKIPAELEMVYPQVSEGFLKARFVIDNAKGDIFPDMFAYVFIESPATQRLTLPSNAVLYKDRKYFVFVEDDGAFLPQEVEAKRIMGTKFYEILSGVDESQKVAQNALFILDSDAQNNGDYE, from the coding sequence ATGAAGCTTACATTTATATGTGCCATTGTGTTGGCAAGTGTGTTTGCAATGGCGGCTCAAAAGCCTCAAGCGGTATTTAGCATACCTACCATTAGCCCGAAAAAGCAAAATATCGCACAAATCAAACAATATTATGCCACTATTAGCGCTGATGAAAGCCGCAATATAAGCCTTAGTGTGCGGGTAGATGGCTTCATACAAAAGCTTTTTGTGGATAAGATTTATACACAAGTAGCAAAAGGAGAGCCGCTTTTTTCACTGTATTCAGCAGAGCTAATTGATGCACAAAGCGAGTTTCTAGCTACAAGAAACAGGCTTTCAAATGAAAAATTAGCACTTTTAGGCGTGGATTCTAAAGAGATTGATAAGATAGCAAAAACGCATAAGATTCTTAATGAAGTAACATTTTATGCACCTATTGATGGCGTAGTCTTTACAAAAAATGTGAATGTGGGAAGTGGCGTCAAAAAGGGCGATGAGGTGTTTAGAATCATCAACCTTGATAAAGTGTGGGCGATAGCGAGTATTAATCAAGAGGATTTAGCATTTTTAAAAGCAAGTAGCACGAAGGCATATATAATGTTTGAAGGCAATAGTGAAAAAATCCCTGCAGAGCTTGAAATGGTGTATCCGCAGGTGAGTGAGGGCTTTTTAAAAGCGCGTTTTGTGATAGATAATGCTAAGGGTGATATTTTCCCTGATATGTTTGCCTATGTGTTTATAGAATCTCCTGCTACCCAGAGGCTGACATTACCAAGTAATGCCGTGCTTTACAAGGATAGGAAGTATTTTGTGTTTGTGGAGGATGATGGGGCATTTTTACCCCAAGAAGTGGAGGCTAAACGCATTATGGGCACGAAGTTTTATGAGATTTTAAGTGGGGTAGATGAAAGTCAAAAAGTCGCTCAAAATGCGCTGTTTATTTTGGATTCTGATGCGCAAAATAATGGAGATTATGAGTGA